A genomic window from Brassica oleracea var. oleracea cultivar TO1000 chromosome C8, BOL, whole genome shotgun sequence includes:
- the LOC106309433 gene encoding uncharacterized protein LOC106309433 — translation MEFCPTCGNLLRYGQSQFFCSTCPYIARIERQVEIKKKQLLVKKSIDPVVKKDDIPKGPETEAPCPRCGGGRERRQTRDGEKDGFGEGGGGRAAASYRAPGGER, via the exons ATGGAGTTCTGTCCAACATGTGGGAACTTGCTGCGTTACGGTCAATCACAGTTCTTCTGCTCGACATGTCCTTACATCGCCCGCATCGAAAGACAG GTTGAGATAAAGAAGAAGCAATTGCTGGTTAAGAAATCCATTGACCCGGTTGTGAAGAAAGATGATATTCCAAAAGGACCTGAAACTGAAG CGCCATGCCCAAGATGCGGG GGCGGGCGGGAAAGACGGCAAACAAGAGACGGAGAAAAAGATGGATTCGGAGAAGGCGGTGGTGGACGAGCTGCCGCTAGCTATCGTGCGCCGGGTGGTGAAAGATAA
- the LOC106312465 gene encoding bifunctional fucokinase/fucose pyrophosphorylase isoform X1 — protein MAGSSRNNKQRKKADLATILRKSWYHLRLSVRHPTRVPTWDAILLTAASPEQAELYDWQLRRAKRMGRIADSTVTLAVPDPDGKRIGSGAATLNAIYALALHYQKLGFDPAASEEEVANGSCAQSSPMSWVRFLSEKHVLMLHAGGDSKRVPWANPMGKVFLPLPFLASDDPDGPVPLLFDHILALASSARHAFGDQGGLFIMTGDVLPCFDAFKMTLPEDSASIVTVPITLDIASNHGVVVTSTSESLAEGFTVSLVNDLLQKPTVEELVKKDAILHDGRTLLDTGIISARGRAWLDLVALGCSCQPMISELLGCKKEMSLYEDLVAAWVPSRHDWLRTRPLGDHLVNSLGRQKMYSYCTYDLQFLHFGTSSEVLDHLSGDASGIVGRRHLCSIPATTVSDIAASCVILSSEIAPGVSIGEDSLIYDSTVSGAVQIGSQSVVVGIHIPSEAPESFRFMLPDRHCLWEVPLVGHKERVIVYCGLHDNPKNSIHKDATFCGKPLEKVLCDLGIEESDLWNFKASSQERCLWNAKMFPILTYSEMLKLASWLMGLDDGRSKEKIALWRSAKRVSLEELHGSINFPEMCSGSSNHQADLAAGIAKACVNYGMLGRNLSQLCHEILQKESLGLEICKKFLDQCPKFQEQNSRILPKSRAYQVEVDLLRACGDEAKAIELEHKVWEAIAEETASAVRYGFREHLLESSGKPPSEKNHISLSQPRRTKVELPVRVDFVGGWSDTPPWSLERAGCVLNMAITLEGSLPIGTIIETTNEKSGISIQDDAGNALHIEDPRTIKTPFEVNDPFRLVKSALLVTGIVQEHSTGLAIKTWANVPRGSGLGTSSILAAAVVKGLLQISDGDESNENVARLVLVLEQLMGTGGGWQDQIGGLYPGIKFTSSFPGIPLRLQVVPLLASPQLISELQQRLLVVFTGQVRLAHQVLHKVVTRYLQRDNLLISSIKRLTELAKAGREALMNCEVDELGEIMSEAWRLHQELDPYCSNEFVDRLFAFSQPYSSGFKLVGAGGGGFSLILAKDAEKAKELRQRLEEHPEFDVKIYDWSISL, from the exons ATGGCAGGATCCTCGAGAAACAACAAACAGAGGAAGAAGGCTGACCTCGCCACGATCCTCCGCAAGTCGTGGTACCATTTGCGTCTCTCCGTGCGCCATCCCACCAGGGTCCCCACTTGGGATGCGATCCTCCTCACTGCCGCCAGTCCCGAGCAGGCCGAGCTCTACGACTGGCAGCTCCGTAGAGCCAAGCGTATGGGACGTATAGCTGACTCCACCGTCACTTTGGCCGTTCCTGATCCAGACGGCAAGCGGATCGGCTCCGGCGCTGCCACTCTTAACGCCATCTACGCTCTCGCTCTGCATTATCAGAAATTAGGGTTCGATCCTGCTGCTTCAGAG GAGGAAGTTGCAAATGGTAGTTGTGCTCAGTCCTCTCCCATGTCTTGGGTTAGATTCCTCTCTGAGAAGCATGTGTTGATGCTTCATGCTGGAGGTGACTCCAAGAGAGTGCCTTGGGCTAATCCCATGGGCAAAGTCTTCCTCCCACTTCCTTTTCTTGCTTCCGATGATCCTGATGGCCCTGTTCCTCTCCTTTTTGATCACATTCTTGCTCTCGCTTCATCTGCAAGGCACGCCTTCGGTGATCAAG GTGGATTGTTCATTATGACCGGTGATGTACTTCCATGTTTCGATGCTTTTAAAATGACTCTCCCTGAAGACTCGGCCTCCATTGTTACTGTGCCCATCACTCTTGATATTGCTTCCAACCACGGTGTCGTCGTCACATCCACATCCGAGTCTCTTGCCGAAGGGTTTACTGTCAGTTTAGTGAATGATCTTCTCCAGAAGCCTACAGTAGAGGAGCTTGTCAAGAAAGATGCAATTTTGCATGACGGACGGACGCTCCTCGACACTGGGATCATATCTGCGAGGGGCAGAGCATGGTTGGATCTGGTCGCTCTTGGATGCTCCTGCCAACCGATGATCTCAGAGCTTTTAGGCTGTAAAAAAGAG ATGAGTTTGTATGAAGATCTGGTGGCTGCTTGGGTTCCCTCAAGGCATGATTGGCTACGAACCCGACCTTTAGGAGATCACCTTGTCAACAGTCTAGGGAGGCAAAAGATGTACAGCTATTGCACGT ATGATTTGCAGTTTTTACATTTTGGAACATCAAGTGAGGTACTGGACCACTTGAGCGGAGATGCTTCAGGAATCGTAGGTCGAAGGCACTTATGTTCCATCCCCGCAACTACGGTTTCCGATATTGCAGCCTCTTGTGTCATCTTGTCTAGTGAAATTGCGCCTGGTGTCTCCATTGGTGAAGACTCGCTTATATATGATTCAACAGTCTCTGGTGCTGTACAAATCGGTTCCCAGTCCGTAGTTGTTGGCATTCACATCCCAAGTGAAGCTCCAGAGAGTTTCAGGTTCATGCTTCCGGACAGGCATTGTCTCTGGGAGGTCCCGTTGGTGGGACACAAGGAGAGAGTCATTGTCTACTGTGGTCTCCACGATAATCCAAAGAACTCGATTCACAAAGACGCAACTTTCTGCGGTAAACCGTTAGAGAAAGTACTCTGTGATCTTGGCATCGAGGAAAGTGACCTCTGGAACTTCAAAGCATCATCACAAGAGAGATGTTTGTGGAATGCTAAAATGTTCCCCATTCTCACATACAGTGAAATGCTGAAGCTAGCGTCGTGGCTGATGGGTTTAGATGATGGGAGAAGCAAGGAGAAGATAGCCTTGTGGAGAAGCGCAAAACGTGTGAGCTTAGAAGAGCTGCATGGGTCGATAAACTTCCCTGAGATGTGCAGTGGCTCCAGCAATCACCAAGCTGATCTCGCGGCGGGAATCGCTAAAGCATGTGTGAACTATGGTATGCTTGGGAGAAACTTGTCTCAGCTGTGCCATGAGATTTTACAGAAAGAGTCACTAGGATTGGAGATATGCAAGAAGTTTCTGGATCAATGTCCCAAATTTCAGGAACAAAACTCTAGAATTCTTCCAAAGAGTCGTGCATATCAGGTGGAAGTTGATCTTCTGAGAGCATGTGGGGATGAGGCAAAGGCGATAGAGTTGGAACATAAAGTCTGGGAAGCAATTGCGGAAGAAACTGCTTCAGCTGTGAGATATGGTTTTAGAG AACATCTCTTGGAATCAAGCGGCAAGCCTCCTTCTGAGAAGAATCATATCTCTCTTTCTCAACCAAGAAGGACGAAAGTTGAACTACCAGTTCGTGTAGACTTTGTAGGAGGTTGGAGTGATACACCTCCATGGAGTTTAGAGCGTGCGGGCTGCGTCCTCAACATGGCGATAACCTTAGAAGGCTCACTTCCCATCGGCACAATCATCGAGACAACGAATGAGAAGAGTGGAATCTCAATCCAAGACGACGCTGGAAACGCTCTACACATCGAAGATCCAAGAACCATCAAGACACCCTTTGAAGTTAACGATCCATTCAGGCTTGTTAAATCTGCTCTGTTGGTAACCGGCATTGTTCAAGAACACTCCACAGGGTTAGCAATAAAGACGTGGGCTAATGTTCCTCGTGGCAGCGGTCTAGGAACCTCTAGCATCCTAGCTGCAGCTGTTGTGAAAGGACTTTTGCAGATATCTGATGGAGATGAAAGCAATGAGAATGTTGCGAGGCTCGTCTTGGTTCTGGAGCAGCTCATGGGTACTGGAGGTGGCTGGCAAGATCAGATAGGTGGATTATACCCAGGTATCAAGTTCACTTCAAGCTTTCCAGGGATCCCTCTGCGTCTTCAAGTTGTTCCTTTACTCGCATCTCCACAGCTGATCTCAGAGTTGCAGCAACGCCTCCTCGTTGTTTTCACTGGTCAA GTCAGGCTAGCTCACCAAGTCCTACACAAGGTTGTAACAAGGTATCTACAAAGAGATAACCTCTTGATATCAAGCATAAAGCGTTTGACCGAGCTGGCGAAAGCCGGGAGAGAAGCGTTGATGAACTGTGAAGTGGATGAGCTTGGGGAGATAATGTCAGAGGCTTGGAGATTGCATCAAGAGCTTGATCCGTATTGCAGCAATGAGTTTGTGGACAGGCTATTTGCGTTTTCGCAGCCTTATAGCTCAGGTTTCAAGCTTGTGGGTGCAGGCGGGGGAGGATTCTCGCTTATATTGGCTAAGGACGCAGAGAAGGCTAAGGAGTTGAGGCAGAGATTGGAAGAGCATCCGGAGTTTGATGTCAAAATTTATGATTGGAGTATCTCTCTCTAA
- the LOC106312465 gene encoding bifunctional fucokinase/fucose pyrophosphorylase isoform X2, with protein sequence MSWVRFLSEKHVLMLHAGGDSKRVPWANPMGKVFLPLPFLASDDPDGPVPLLFDHILALASSARHAFGDQGGLFIMTGDVLPCFDAFKMTLPEDSASIVTVPITLDIASNHGVVVTSTSESLAEGFTVSLVNDLLQKPTVEELVKKDAILHDGRTLLDTGIISARGRAWLDLVALGCSCQPMISELLGCKKEMSLYEDLVAAWVPSRHDWLRTRPLGDHLVNSLGRQKMYSYCTYDLQFLHFGTSSEVLDHLSGDASGIVGRRHLCSIPATTVSDIAASCVILSSEIAPGVSIGEDSLIYDSTVSGAVQIGSQSVVVGIHIPSEAPESFRFMLPDRHCLWEVPLVGHKERVIVYCGLHDNPKNSIHKDATFCGKPLEKVLCDLGIEESDLWNFKASSQERCLWNAKMFPILTYSEMLKLASWLMGLDDGRSKEKIALWRSAKRVSLEELHGSINFPEMCSGSSNHQADLAAGIAKACVNYGMLGRNLSQLCHEILQKESLGLEICKKFLDQCPKFQEQNSRILPKSRAYQVEVDLLRACGDEAKAIELEHKVWEAIAEETASAVRYGFREHLLESSGKPPSEKNHISLSQPRRTKVELPVRVDFVGGWSDTPPWSLERAGCVLNMAITLEGSLPIGTIIETTNEKSGISIQDDAGNALHIEDPRTIKTPFEVNDPFRLVKSALLVTGIVQEHSTGLAIKTWANVPRGSGLGTSSILAAAVVKGLLQISDGDESNENVARLVLVLEQLMGTGGGWQDQIGGLYPGIKFTSSFPGIPLRLQVVPLLASPQLISELQQRLLVVFTGQVRLAHQVLHKVVTRYLQRDNLLISSIKRLTELAKAGREALMNCEVDELGEIMSEAWRLHQELDPYCSNEFVDRLFAFSQPYSSGFKLVGAGGGGFSLILAKDAEKAKELRQRLEEHPEFDVKIYDWSISL encoded by the exons ATGTCTTGGGTTAGATTCCTCTCTGAGAAGCATGTGTTGATGCTTCATGCTGGAGGTGACTCCAAGAGAGTGCCTTGGGCTAATCCCATGGGCAAAGTCTTCCTCCCACTTCCTTTTCTTGCTTCCGATGATCCTGATGGCCCTGTTCCTCTCCTTTTTGATCACATTCTTGCTCTCGCTTCATCTGCAAGGCACGCCTTCGGTGATCAAG GTGGATTGTTCATTATGACCGGTGATGTACTTCCATGTTTCGATGCTTTTAAAATGACTCTCCCTGAAGACTCGGCCTCCATTGTTACTGTGCCCATCACTCTTGATATTGCTTCCAACCACGGTGTCGTCGTCACATCCACATCCGAGTCTCTTGCCGAAGGGTTTACTGTCAGTTTAGTGAATGATCTTCTCCAGAAGCCTACAGTAGAGGAGCTTGTCAAGAAAGATGCAATTTTGCATGACGGACGGACGCTCCTCGACACTGGGATCATATCTGCGAGGGGCAGAGCATGGTTGGATCTGGTCGCTCTTGGATGCTCCTGCCAACCGATGATCTCAGAGCTTTTAGGCTGTAAAAAAGAG ATGAGTTTGTATGAAGATCTGGTGGCTGCTTGGGTTCCCTCAAGGCATGATTGGCTACGAACCCGACCTTTAGGAGATCACCTTGTCAACAGTCTAGGGAGGCAAAAGATGTACAGCTATTGCACGT ATGATTTGCAGTTTTTACATTTTGGAACATCAAGTGAGGTACTGGACCACTTGAGCGGAGATGCTTCAGGAATCGTAGGTCGAAGGCACTTATGTTCCATCCCCGCAACTACGGTTTCCGATATTGCAGCCTCTTGTGTCATCTTGTCTAGTGAAATTGCGCCTGGTGTCTCCATTGGTGAAGACTCGCTTATATATGATTCAACAGTCTCTGGTGCTGTACAAATCGGTTCCCAGTCCGTAGTTGTTGGCATTCACATCCCAAGTGAAGCTCCAGAGAGTTTCAGGTTCATGCTTCCGGACAGGCATTGTCTCTGGGAGGTCCCGTTGGTGGGACACAAGGAGAGAGTCATTGTCTACTGTGGTCTCCACGATAATCCAAAGAACTCGATTCACAAAGACGCAACTTTCTGCGGTAAACCGTTAGAGAAAGTACTCTGTGATCTTGGCATCGAGGAAAGTGACCTCTGGAACTTCAAAGCATCATCACAAGAGAGATGTTTGTGGAATGCTAAAATGTTCCCCATTCTCACATACAGTGAAATGCTGAAGCTAGCGTCGTGGCTGATGGGTTTAGATGATGGGAGAAGCAAGGAGAAGATAGCCTTGTGGAGAAGCGCAAAACGTGTGAGCTTAGAAGAGCTGCATGGGTCGATAAACTTCCCTGAGATGTGCAGTGGCTCCAGCAATCACCAAGCTGATCTCGCGGCGGGAATCGCTAAAGCATGTGTGAACTATGGTATGCTTGGGAGAAACTTGTCTCAGCTGTGCCATGAGATTTTACAGAAAGAGTCACTAGGATTGGAGATATGCAAGAAGTTTCTGGATCAATGTCCCAAATTTCAGGAACAAAACTCTAGAATTCTTCCAAAGAGTCGTGCATATCAGGTGGAAGTTGATCTTCTGAGAGCATGTGGGGATGAGGCAAAGGCGATAGAGTTGGAACATAAAGTCTGGGAAGCAATTGCGGAAGAAACTGCTTCAGCTGTGAGATATGGTTTTAGAG AACATCTCTTGGAATCAAGCGGCAAGCCTCCTTCTGAGAAGAATCATATCTCTCTTTCTCAACCAAGAAGGACGAAAGTTGAACTACCAGTTCGTGTAGACTTTGTAGGAGGTTGGAGTGATACACCTCCATGGAGTTTAGAGCGTGCGGGCTGCGTCCTCAACATGGCGATAACCTTAGAAGGCTCACTTCCCATCGGCACAATCATCGAGACAACGAATGAGAAGAGTGGAATCTCAATCCAAGACGACGCTGGAAACGCTCTACACATCGAAGATCCAAGAACCATCAAGACACCCTTTGAAGTTAACGATCCATTCAGGCTTGTTAAATCTGCTCTGTTGGTAACCGGCATTGTTCAAGAACACTCCACAGGGTTAGCAATAAAGACGTGGGCTAATGTTCCTCGTGGCAGCGGTCTAGGAACCTCTAGCATCCTAGCTGCAGCTGTTGTGAAAGGACTTTTGCAGATATCTGATGGAGATGAAAGCAATGAGAATGTTGCGAGGCTCGTCTTGGTTCTGGAGCAGCTCATGGGTACTGGAGGTGGCTGGCAAGATCAGATAGGTGGATTATACCCAGGTATCAAGTTCACTTCAAGCTTTCCAGGGATCCCTCTGCGTCTTCAAGTTGTTCCTTTACTCGCATCTCCACAGCTGATCTCAGAGTTGCAGCAACGCCTCCTCGTTGTTTTCACTGGTCAA GTCAGGCTAGCTCACCAAGTCCTACACAAGGTTGTAACAAGGTATCTACAAAGAGATAACCTCTTGATATCAAGCATAAAGCGTTTGACCGAGCTGGCGAAAGCCGGGAGAGAAGCGTTGATGAACTGTGAAGTGGATGAGCTTGGGGAGATAATGTCAGAGGCTTGGAGATTGCATCAAGAGCTTGATCCGTATTGCAGCAATGAGTTTGTGGACAGGCTATTTGCGTTTTCGCAGCCTTATAGCTCAGGTTTCAAGCTTGTGGGTGCAGGCGGGGGAGGATTCTCGCTTATATTGGCTAAGGACGCAGAGAAGGCTAAGGAGTTGAGGCAGAGATTGGAAGAGCATCCGGAGTTTGATGTCAAAATTTATGATTGGAGTATCTCTCTCTAA
- the LOC106312801 gene encoding uncharacterized protein LOC106312801, producing the protein MGLLTNKMEREELKAGDHIYTYRAVFAYSHHGIFVGGSKVVHFRPEHNLNSSSSSSPMESFTSASSSTEDICPTFPDCGFRQPNSGVVLSCLDCFLKNGSLYCFEYGVSPSVFLTKVRGGTCTTAQSDPTDSVIHRAMYLLQNGFGNYDIFKNNCEDFALYCKTGLLIMDKLGVGRSGQASSIVGAPLAAVLSSPFSLLIPNPIGVATVTAGMYCMSRYATDIGVRRDVVKVSVEDLALNLDVKSIEQVEEEEEKEEEEDSDTEFVR; encoded by the exons ATGGGTTTGCTAACGAACAAGATGGAGAGAGAGGAGCTAAAGGCAGGAGATCACATCTACACTTACAGAGCAGTCTTCGCTTATTCTCACCACG GAATCTTTGTCGGTGGATCCAAGGTTGTTCATTTCAGACCTGAGCACAACCTTAATTCTTCATCTTCTTCTTCTCCCATGGAGTCATTCACCTCAGCTTCTTCTTCCACTGAAGACATCTGCCCAACGTTTCCAGATTGTGGTTTCAGACAACCAAACAGCGGAGTGGTCCTTTCTTGTTTGGACTGTTTCCTCAAGAACGGCTCGCTCTACTGCTTCGAATACGGAGTCAGCCCATCAGTTTTCCTCACCAAAGTCCGCGGAGGCACCTGCACAACCGCGCAATCAGACCCGACTGATTCAGTCATCCACAGGGCAATGTACCTTCTCCAAAACGGATTCGGAAACTACGACATTTTCAAGAACAACTGCGAGGATTTCGCGCTCTATTGCAAGACGGGTTTGCTTATAATGGATAAGCTCGGTGTAGGGAGAAGCGGTCAAGCTTCATCGATTGTCGGTGCTCCTTTGGCTGCAGTACTCTCTTCTCCTTTCAGTCTGCTGATTCCAAACCCCATAGGTGTGGCGACGGTGACAGCTGGAATGTATTGTATGAGCAGGTATGCGACTGATATTGGAGTTAGAAGGGATGTGGTGAAGGTGTCAGTTGAGGATTTGGCTCTCAACCTTGACGTGAAGAGCATTGAGCAAGTTGAAGAAGAAGAAGAAAAAGAGGAGGAGGAAGATTCTGATACCGAGTTTGTTAGGTGA
- the LOC106312802 gene encoding ORM1-like protein 2 translates to MAKLYVKAVAPPDMNRNTEWFMYPGVWTTYILIIFFGWLAVLSVSGCSPGMAWTVVNLSHFLVTYHSFHWMKGTPFGEDQGIYNALTWWEQMDNGQQLTSNRKFLTVVPIVLYLIASHTTDYRHPWLLLNTLALMVLVVAKFPNMHKVRIFGINADK, encoded by the exons ATGGCGAAACTGTATGTGAAAGCGGTGGCGCCGCCGGATATGAACAGGAACACGGAGTGGTTCATGTATCCAGGGGTGTGGACGACTTATATACTGATAATCTTCTTCGGGTGGCTCGCTGTGCTCTCCGTCTCTGGCTGTTCCCCTGGGATGGCTTGGACCGTTGTTAATCTCTCCCACTTCCTT GTAACTTATCACAGCTTCCACTGGATGAAAGGAACTCCTTTTGGGGAAGACCAAGGCATCTACAATGCTCTCACCTGGTGGGAACAGATGGACAACGGTCAACAGCTTACCAGCAACCGCAAGTTCCTCACCGTCGTTCCCATTGTCCT GTACTTGATAGCATCACATACAACAGATTACAGACATCCATGGCTGTTGCTCAACACACTCGCTCTCATGGTTCTTGTTGTTGCCAAGTTCCCTAACATGCACAAGGTTCGCATCTTCGGCATCAATGCTGACAAGTAA